A stretch of Roseibium porphyridii DNA encodes these proteins:
- a CDS encoding outer membrane protein yields MVSSFANYVFFVPAKLRRSAVLRKLRCHWLIEPVILCVVLILLVSGARAADLDDFEAPGFDPVPAPTSIWAGPYLGFEAGPSQTVTEVKANGRTKDASRLDAAFGLFGGYNWQVSRFVLGVEGGATYLGGRETVRHPALGSVKTGAKWTASAKARAGLPIRNFMPYVSVGLAATEHSLKANGKERSSVSLGPVLGAGLEVAVQDKWRLRADYSVTGIVDDKANYGGTSVKRASGNHRFMIGLSRSF; encoded by the coding sequence ATGGTAAGTTCTTTTGCCAATTATGTTTTTTTCGTTCCGGCCAAATTACGGCGTTCCGCGGTCCTGCGGAAACTGCGCTGCCACTGGCTGATAGAACCCGTCATTTTATGTGTTGTCCTGATCCTGCTCGTCTCGGGAGCCCGTGCAGCCGATCTCGACGACTTCGAGGCACCTGGTTTCGATCCTGTGCCCGCCCCAACGTCCATTTGGGCAGGGCCCTATTTGGGTTTTGAGGCTGGGCCGTCACAAACGGTGACCGAGGTCAAGGCAAATGGGAGAACGAAAGATGCTTCACGGCTGGATGCTGCCTTTGGTCTTTTTGGCGGCTACAATTGGCAAGTGTCGCGATTTGTACTCGGCGTTGAGGGCGGGGCCACCTATCTCGGTGGACGCGAGACGGTTCGGCATCCAGCTTTGGGTAGTGTCAAGACCGGCGCAAAGTGGACCGCCAGTGCCAAGGCACGAGCAGGCCTGCCAATCAGGAACTTCATGCCTTATGTCAGCGTTGGCTTGGCCGCGACGGAACACAGTCTCAAAGCCAATGGAAAGGAACGTTCATCCGTTTCCCTTGGTCCCGTGCTGGGTGCAGGCCTTGAAGTTGCCGTGCAAGACAAATGGCGACTTCGTGCCGACTACAGCGTGACAGGCATAGTTGACGACAAGGCAAATTATGGCGGCACGAGCGTCAAGCGTGCGTCCGGAAATCATCGGTTCATGATCGGCTTGTCGCGCTCGTTCTGA
- a CDS encoding haloacid dehalogenase type II: MAHAAFVFDAYGTLFDVHAAVRKHASKLGPDAQKLSSLWREKQLEYSWVRALMGQYKDFWELTQQGLDTAFALVPSADRSLRDDLLSAYWELDCYPEVPQVLTDLKATGAKIAILSNGSPAMLEAAAKASGLSDLFDEIFSVDDLKTFKTDPQVYEMVTTQFRIYPEEVSFQSSNRWDVAGATAFGFRTVWMNRTGMPDEYLDLAPKAVLADLTGLSALS, translated from the coding sequence TGCGCAAACACGCATCGAAACTCGGGCCTGACGCTCAGAAACTTTCATCGCTATGGCGTGAAAAGCAGCTCGAATATTCCTGGGTGCGCGCGCTCATGGGTCAATACAAAGACTTCTGGGAATTGACACAACAGGGACTGGACACGGCCTTTGCGCTTGTTCCCTCAGCCGACAGGTCCCTTCGAGACGATCTGTTGAGCGCTTATTGGGAATTGGACTGCTATCCTGAAGTTCCGCAAGTCCTGACCGATCTGAAAGCGACAGGCGCAAAGATCGCTATCCTTTCGAACGGGTCGCCTGCAATGCTGGAGGCGGCAGCGAAGGCCTCTGGGTTGAGCGACCTCTTCGACGAAATCTTCTCGGTAGACGACCTGAAGACATTCAAGACCGATCCGCAGGTTTATGAAATGGTCACGACCCAGTTCAGGATCTATCCTGAAGAGGTCTCCTTTCAGTCGTCCAACCGTTGGGATGTTGCCGGCGCAACCGCATTCGGCTTTCGCACTGTCTGGATGAATAGGACAGGCATGCCGGACGAATATCTGGATCTTGCCCCGAAGGCCGTCCTTGCGGATCTGACCGGATTGTCGGCCCTAAGCTGA